Within Pseudomonas sp. LBUM920, the genomic segment ATGGTGTGCTCCTTCCTGGGGCAAGCGAGTGTTGTGCCATGCTACTTTAGCACCGCGCCACAGGGACGCTTCTGGCGCGTTCCGGACAGATCGATTGCCGCACAAGGACGTCATCCATGAGTCATGAGACCCACTCCGAACTCGATCAGGCCAACCTGCGCATTGTGGTGGCCGCCATCGCGATTATCTACATCGGCGCGCTGGGGTTCTTTCCCGGTCAGTCGGTGGACACCTACGTGCCGGTGATCCTGTACATCGTCGCGTTCCTGCTGGCCTCCATCGCGCTGCGCCAGGTCATCGCGCGCTGGCCCGGGCATTACCCGACGCGGCGGGTGCTGGGCATGATCCACGACTACACCGGCACCTCGTTCGGGCTGGTGGTGGGCGGTGAAGCGGCATTGCCGCTGTATGCCGTGATGGTGTGGGTCAACCTGGGCAACGGCATGCGCTACGGCTCGCGCTACCTGGCGATTGCCACGGGGCTGGCGTTGCTCGCGCTGCTGATCGTGTACCGGCTGACGCCCCTGTGGCAGGCGCAACCGTTCATGGTGCTGATGCTGATGATCACCAGCACGGTGATCCCGGTGTACGCGCATATTTTGCTCGAGCGCACGCGCAAGGCGTCCGAAGAGGCCATCGCGGCCAACCTGGAAAAATCGCGGTTCCTGGCCCAGGCCAGTCACGACCTGCGCCAGCCGATCCACTCCATCGGGCTGTTTACGGCGTGTTTGCGTGAGGCAAAGCTTGGGCATGACGAACAGCGGTTGGTGGACAATATCGACCGCTCGCTGCTCAACGTGTCGCAGCTGTTCCGTTCGATTCTCGACCTCTACACCCTCGACAACGGCAGGCTGTTGCCCAAATACCAAGTGATTCACCTGGGCGAATTCCTCGCCGACCTGGTGCACCAGCACGCCGAGGCGGCGCACTGGGCCGGGGTGCAACTGCGCCTGCGGCCGTGTGCGTATTGGGTGCAGGTCGACCCCGCGATGTTGGCGACGATGGTGCAAAACCTGCTCTCCAATTGCTTCAAATATGGCGCGCAGCGGCCAGTACTGATCGGCGCGCGCATTCGCAACGGCGGCGTGTCGCTTCAGGTGCACGACCAGGGGCGGGGCATTGCCGAGGAGCATCAGGCGAAGGTCTTCGAAGAGTTCTATCGGGTACGCCAACTGCGTGACAAGGACGTCGAAGGCGTGGGCCTGGGGCTGTCCATCGTCAAGCGGCTGGGGCAGTTGATGGGCGTGCACGTGAGCCTGCGTTCTGGGCTGGGCCATGGCACCTCCGTGAGCCTGTACGGCCTGGCACTGGCGACGGCGCCGCGCCAACCGGCGGCGCGAGACGACCCGCGCCAGGCCGGCTTGCTGACGGGTCTGAAAGTTTGCCTGGTGGAAGATGACCACAACGTGCTGTTGGCCACCCAGGCCTTGCTGGAGCGCTGGGGCTGCGAGGTGCAGGCCGAATCCAGCGGGCAGGGCCTGGTCAGCGACTGCGACATCATCGTCGCCGACTATGACCTGGGCAACCACGCCACCGGCATCGAGTGCATCGATGCCCTGTGCCAGCAACGCGGCTGGGCGGTGCCGGCGCTGATCCTGACCGGGCACGACGTGGAAAAAATCCAGGCGGCCCTGCATGACCGCAAGATCGCGATTCTGTCCAAACCGGTGCGGCCTGCGGAGCTACGCGGCACGCTGCGTGACCTCAGCCAGCCAGCCGTCACTGCATGAACGGTGCGGCCTGACCGCCTTTGGCGCCTTTGGGCATGCACCAGGCGCTGGGTTTCATCAAGCCAAAGCTGGCCACGGTGAACAAGCCGCCGCTGGCACCGCTGGGCACGGTGCAGTTGTAATCACCAGACGCGGTGCTGGCGATGTAGTAGGTGGTCATGGAGTCATTGCGCACGTTGGAGATACGCTTGACCGGCTCACCGAGGTTGGTTTCCGACAGCGTCTTGAGATGGTCTTCATTGGGCTTGACGTTGCTGCAACCGGCGACACTGATGATCAGGGCGCCAAGCAGGGTGAGACGGGTAACGCAGGCGTGCAGGTTCATGAGGGTTCTTCCTTGGGATTGTCAGGGTTTTTCCAGCGCGCAAGGCACCCTCGCGCAACAGGCGTGCGGTGCCGGGGGGAGCGTTGGAAGTGCCGTGGAATATAGCGCCGCCGGGCAAAGGGGTCGATTAGCACAAGTGTGCTAATGGCACGATGAGGTCATGGACGGAGAGAAGCATGCTGCAGATTAAACGCGCCACCCAAGCGGACGCCCAGGCGGCGTTCGACATTCGCCTCTTGGCCATCCGCAGCCAATGCATCGGCGCCTACAGCCGCGAACAGATGCTGCTGTGGACCCGCGGCCGCGCCGAAGACGGCTACAGCGCGCTGATGGACAAGCCGTTTTACCTGGGCTGGGTGAATGGCGAGCCCGTGGTCACCGGGATGCTCGACCCGGATAACCACGAAGTGGGCGCGCTGTTTGTGCTCCCTGAATTTGCCGGACGCGGGTACGGCAAGGCAATGCTTGATCACTTGGAAAACCTCGCGCGGGAACTGGCCATTGAGCACGTCGTGCTGGATTCGACGCTCAACGCGGCGAGCTTCTACAGAGCGTGCGGTTATGCGGGCGACAAACAAGCGGTGTATCACTCGCCGTCGGGGCTGACACTGGCGTGTATACCGATGACCAAGCGACTGGTTGCCGAGGACGCGAACTAGCTCCGGCTAACATCGATGATCGCTGTGGGAGCTGTCGAGCCCCGGCGAGGCTGCGAAAGCGGTGGTTCAGGCAACAATTATTTCAGCAGTGCCGCCGCCTTCGCAGCCTCGCTAAAGCTCGACAGCTCCCACAGGGGATCGGGGGTGGGCTTGAAGGGCCGTGCGCAGGGTATCAACCGAAGCCTCGGCGGCGTCTGGGCATGGACGCGATCCGTGTGGGAGCTGTCGAGCCCCGGCGAGGCTGCGAAAGCGGTGGTTCAGGCAGCAATTATTTCAGCAGTGCCGCCGCCTTCGCAGCCTCGCTAAAGCTCGACAGCTCCCACAGGGGATCGGGGGCGGGCTTGAAGGGGGCGTGCGCAGGGGATCAACCGAAGCCTCGGCGGCGCTGGGCATGGACGCGGTCCGTGTGGGAGCTGTCGAGCCCCGGCGAGGCTGCGAAAGCGGTGGGTCAGGCGACCGTTGTTCCGGCAGTGCCGCCGCCTTCGCAGCCTCGCTAAAGCTCGACAGCTCCCACAGGGGATTGGGGGCGGGCTTGAGGGGGGGCGTGCGCAGGGGATCAACCGAAGGCTCGCCGGCGTCTGGGCATGGGCGCGGTCCGTGTGGGAGCTGTCGAGCCGCGGCGAGGCTGCGAAAGCGGTGGTTCAGGCAACAATTATTTCGGCAGTGCCGCCGCCTTCGCAGCCTCGCTAAAGCTCGACAGCTCCCACAGGGGATCGGGGGTGGGCTTGAAGGGCCGTGCGCAGTCGCTCGATAACCTGTTTAACCGAGTCCCCCTGAACCGCCGGCGGCGTTGGGCTTTCGCCGAACTCGCGCCATACAAACAGCGTCAACTCGGCCCCGTCGGTCAGCGTCTGCGCTGGCTCCTGGGTGCCAAAACGTTGCAGCACGCGGTATCGCGGGTCCTGCCAAAACGTCTGCTCGACCCAGTCGTACACCGGGATGAAGTGAAAGTGCAGCGGGAAGCCGGGCATGTGCCCGTAGCGGCTGATGTACAGCCATTTGGGCTGCAGCTGCGCCTCGATCACCCGTTGGGTTTTAGCCAGCAAGCCCCCCAGCTCAGCCAGCGCGGCTTCCGGCATGTCGGCGAGCGAGTCGATTGGTGCCTTGGCACCCAGCATCAGGTAGCCCGGCAGCTTTGACGCCAGGTGATGATTGAGCCGCCAGTGCTCGGTTTGGTGAAGGATGAAAGCGGGGTCGATCGGCATAAGCACGCGTCCATGAGAGCCGGGCGGGCAGGATAACAAGCGCGAGCTCCTGTATCCCACAAAAGCCGGCGATCTGTGTCTACCGCTGCGCGTGGCGGGCGGATAGGGTCGAGCCACGTTAAATAATGACCGAGCCCACCATGCAACTGACCGCCGTCCCGTTTGCCACCACCGACTGGTCCACCCTCGAACCTGAACTGCACCCAGGCGTCACCGGCAATGCCCTGTGGCGCACGTGCCACTTCGGCACCACCCGTGTGCGCATGGTCGAATACACGCCCGGTTACCTGGCCGATCATTGGTGCTGGCGCGGGCATGTGTTGCTGTGTCTGGAAGGGCAATTGCACACGCAATTGGAAGACGGCCGCCAGTTCACCCTCACGGCCGGGATGAGTTACCAGGTGGGCAATGACATGGAAGGGCATCGCTCATCCACCCTCACCGGCGCGAAGCTGTTTATCGTGGATTGAGCCTCACCCTTTGCGATACACCCCAGCAGACGCCCGCGCCAGGTCAATAAAGTTCTGCAGCGGCGCCGACGGGTTGAACGCGCGCCGCACCAGGGTAATCGGCGCCAGCAGCTTGGGCCTGGCGTCGCTGATCCGGCAATACACCACACTTTCGCGGTGCACATCGCGCATCGACGCCGGCACCACCGAGATGCCTTCGCCAGCCGCTACCAGGCTGACGTTGGTCAGCATGCGTTCCACCTCAAAGGCGATCTTCGGTTCGAACCCGGCGTTCTGGCAGGCGGTGATCAGGTTGGCGTACATGCCCGGCGCGCCGGGGCGGCGGACCAGGATGAAGCGTTCGTCCTTGAGCGCGATCAGCGGCAGGGTGCTGCCAGGCTCTTTGAGCAAGGGATGCCCGGTGGGCAGGGCGAGCAGCATTTCTTCGTTGAGCAGACGGTGGAATGTCAGGCTTTGATGGGTGCTGACCGGCGCGCGCAGGATGCCGATGTCGATGCGTTTTTCGATGGCGTCCTCGGTCACTTCCCGGGCGCTGCCTTCGTTGATCGACAGTTCCACGCCGGGGTAGCGCTCGCGGTAGGCGCGGATGATGCGCGGGATCAGCGGGTGAGCGGCAGCCGAGCTGGTAAAACCGATCACCAGCGTGCCTTCGATGCCCTGGGCAGCACGGGAGGCCTTGAGCGCGCCGTGCTCGACGCGGGCGAGGATCACGCGGGCTTCGTCGAGAAACACCAGGCCGCCGGCGGTGAGGTCGACGCCCTTGGGATGGCGTTTGAACAGGTCGAAACCCAGTTCCTGTTCGAGGGCGCGAATCTGTTGGCTGAGGGGCGGTTGCTGCATGTTCAGGCGCGCGGCGGCACGGGTGAAATGTCGCTCTTCGGCCACCATGATGAAATAGCGCAGATGACGAAGTTCCATGGTGGTGTATCCCGTGACAAGACTTTATTATCTGCGGCTAGAAGCGGCCAGGCGGTCAATATGCCGAACGCGGCGGTTAACGACAATAACAATAAATAAAAACAGGCAAGAGCGCTGATGTCGATCCGATACGCCAGCAACACAAGCCTGTCTATTTTGATTGCCATCGCACTCGGCATAACGGTGGGTTGGGCGTATCCGGAGCGGGCAGTTGACCTGAAACTGCTCAGTGACGGCTTTATAAAGTTAGTCGGTTTATTGATGCCGTTTCTGCTGTTTGTACTGGTGGCCACCGGGGTTGCGGGTATCCAGCGCGCGCCCGGTCAGCGGCATGTGGTGCGTCGGATCATTGTGTATTTCCAATTGATGTCCTGCGCTGCGCTGCTGGTCGGCATGGCCACCGGCTGGGCGTTCAACCTCGGGCATGGCGCCTTGCCCGCGCCGCCTGCACCTGCACTGGGGATGACTGAGCTGTCCCTGCTGTGCTCGTGGTCAACGCTTTATCACGTGTTTACGCAAAGCCTGGTGCTGCAAGTGATGCTGGCGGCGATCATCTGCGGGCTGCTGCTGGGGCGTGGCGGCGCCTTCGCCAATCGCTGCCTGAACGGTTTGGAAACCGCGGTGCAAGGGTTGTTTTATCTGTTGCGGATTATCTTGCAATGGGCACCGTTGGCGGCCTTTGGCGCCATGGCGTTTGTGGTGGGCAAGTATGGCGTTAGTTCGGTAGTGCCCTTGATAAAGTTTGTGCTGGTTATTTATATAACCTGTGCCTTATTTGTGATGATTGTGTTCGCGGCTATCACGCGGTGGGTGGGTATCAAGTTGCCCAGCCTTATTGTTTATTTAAAAGAAGAATTGTTACTGGTGGCCTTCACCGGTTCTTCCGTGGCAGCACTTCCTGGTTGCGTGAGCAAACTTGAAGCGGCAGGTTGTGACCGTCAATTAGTGCGGCTTGTTTTGACCACCGGCTACACCTTCAACCTGGCCGGCACCAACCTGTACCTGACCACGGCCATCATGTTTCTGGCGCACAGGGGCGGGGTGGAAATGGCAGTGCCGCAATTGGCCGCGGTGTTGCTGGTGTGCCTGATCACTTCATTAAGTTCGACCAGCGTGGCAGGTTCGGCGCTGCTCACCTTGATCGCGACCTTGAACATCCTGCAATGGGTGCCGCTGGAAGCGGTGGGATTATTGCTGGGAGTGGAGCGGCTGATGAAATGCCGCTCGCTGACCAATGTGCTGGGCAACTGTGTGGCATGCCTGGCGATATGCCGACGGCAGAAGTCGATAGATCCTGAGATGTTGCGCCGGCAAATGGCGATTTCAGACTGAACCCGGCGCAAAAAGGTGGAAGCGAGCAAGCCCGCTCTCACCTTTGGAATGCGCTTCAACCGTTGGTGTTGGCCAGTTTGTCGAACGCCGTGTCGAGGTTTTCTTCGGCGCCTTTGAGCTTTTCACGTCGCTCCTTGAGCCACTGCTGATCCCCCTCCAACGTCTTGCGCGCCTCCACCAGCATGCGCTTGACCTCCTGCGGTTGCGGGCCGCCGGTGCCTTTGCGCGTCTGCACCATGGTGGTCGGCGACAGCGCGGCTCGCAAGCCCGCTTCATCCAGCGGCAAGGTGTTCGGTGTCCACTTGTACGTGTCCGCCGCCTGCCTATACAGCTTCTGCGCATCGGCGTACGCGAAGGTCTTCGGCGTGGTGCCGTTGCTGCGCGCTTGGGTGACGATCAACGAGGCAAAGCTGTGACCGATGCGGAACGGCACCTTGTATTGGCGCTCCAGGGTGTCGGCCAGCTCCATCGAGGTGGTCCATTCCGATTCGAGTTCTTCCAGCGCGCGCTGCGGGTTAATCTGCAGGGCGTCGAGTACCGCGTCCATGGCCTCGAACATTTCGGTGGTCGAGCGGAACACGCCGAGCGAGTCGAAGGCAAACTTGTAATCGGTCATGCCCGTGGTGACGTTGTGCGCGCGCAGCGTCACGGCCTGGGCCAGGCCGACCACGTCCGAGGCGCTTTCACGTGCACGCATCAGCAAGCCCGGGTTGCGTTTTTGCGGCATGGCGCTGCTGGTGTAGGTGGCTTCTTCATCGAGCAACAACCACGGGCGGATCTGGTGGTACTGGGTGTGAATGTCGCCGATCATCGCGCCCACGCGAATTGCCGAGGATGACGCCAGGTTGGCCGCCTCGATGGGAATGTCGTAGGTCGAGACCTGGCTCGAATCCAGCGAGTTCTCGCGCACC encodes:
- a CDS encoding hybrid sensor histidine kinase/response regulator, translating into MSHETHSELDQANLRIVVAAIAIIYIGALGFFPGQSVDTYVPVILYIVAFLLASIALRQVIARWPGHYPTRRVLGMIHDYTGTSFGLVVGGEAALPLYAVMVWVNLGNGMRYGSRYLAIATGLALLALLIVYRLTPLWQAQPFMVLMLMITSTVIPVYAHILLERTRKASEEAIAANLEKSRFLAQASHDLRQPIHSIGLFTACLREAKLGHDEQRLVDNIDRSLLNVSQLFRSILDLYTLDNGRLLPKYQVIHLGEFLADLVHQHAEAAHWAGVQLRLRPCAYWVQVDPAMLATMVQNLLSNCFKYGAQRPVLIGARIRNGGVSLQVHDQGRGIAEEHQAKVFEEFYRVRQLRDKDVEGVGLGLSIVKRLGQLMGVHVSLRSGLGHGTSVSLYGLALATAPRQPAARDDPRQAGLLTGLKVCLVEDDHNVLLATQALLERWGCEVQAESSGQGLVSDCDIIVADYDLGNHATGIECIDALCQQRGWAVPALILTGHDVEKIQAALHDRKIAILSKPVRPAELRGTLRDLSQPAVTA
- a CDS encoding GNAT family N-acetyltransferase; the encoded protein is MLQIKRATQADAQAAFDIRLLAIRSQCIGAYSREQMLLWTRGRAEDGYSALMDKPFYLGWVNGEPVVTGMLDPDNHEVGALFVLPEFAGRGYGKAMLDHLENLARELAIEHVVLDSTLNAASFYRACGYAGDKQAVYHSPSGLTLACIPMTKRLVAEDAN
- a CDS encoding HIT family protein, with translation MPIDPAFILHQTEHWRLNHHLASKLPGYLMLGAKAPIDSLADMPEAALAELGGLLAKTQRVIEAQLQPKWLYISRYGHMPGFPLHFHFIPVYDWVEQTFWQDPRYRVLQRFGTQEPAQTLTDGAELTLFVWREFGESPTPPAVQGDSVKQVIERLRTALQAHPRSPVGAVEL
- a CDS encoding DHCW motif cupin fold protein produces the protein MQLTAVPFATTDWSTLEPELHPGVTGNALWRTCHFGTTRVRMVEYTPGYLADHWCWRGHVLLCLEGQLHTQLEDGRQFTLTAGMSYQVGNDMEGHRSSTLTGAKLFIVD
- a CDS encoding LysR family transcriptional regulator, which translates into the protein MELRHLRYFIMVAEERHFTRAAARLNMQQPPLSQQIRALEQELGFDLFKRHPKGVDLTAGGLVFLDEARVILARVEHGALKASRAAQGIEGTLVIGFTSSAAAHPLIPRIIRAYRERYPGVELSINEGSAREVTEDAIEKRIDIGILRAPVSTHQSLTFHRLLNEEMLLALPTGHPLLKEPGSTLPLIALKDERFILVRRPGAPGMYANLITACQNAGFEPKIAFEVERMLTNVSLVAAGEGISVVPASMRDVHRESVVYCRISDARPKLLAPITLVRRAFNPSAPLQNFIDLARASAGVYRKG
- a CDS encoding cation:dicarboxylate symporter family transporter, with the translated sequence MSIRYASNTSLSILIAIALGITVGWAYPERAVDLKLLSDGFIKLVGLLMPFLLFVLVATGVAGIQRAPGQRHVVRRIIVYFQLMSCAALLVGMATGWAFNLGHGALPAPPAPALGMTELSLLCSWSTLYHVFTQSLVLQVMLAAIICGLLLGRGGAFANRCLNGLETAVQGLFYLLRIILQWAPLAAFGAMAFVVGKYGVSSVVPLIKFVLVIYITCALFVMIVFAAITRWVGIKLPSLIVYLKEELLLVAFTGSSVAALPGCVSKLEAAGCDRQLVRLVLTTGYTFNLAGTNLYLTTAIMFLAHRGGVEMAVPQLAAVLLVCLITSLSSTSVAGSALLTLIATLNILQWVPLEAVGLLLGVERLMKCRSLTNVLGNCVACLAICRRQKSIDPEMLRRQMAISD
- a CDS encoding argininosuccinate lyase, translated to MNTSPRALKSLLHLAVAFALFHSVGAQAANTGELPCATTEQCAAQAAKVGATPDSAQTGHNAKGDPTQTQFAWLNRINKASIVMLTEEGIVAPAMGQKIAGGVRYAIAQADQPGGKRPSDVLQLEKIMTDKIGPEASLIHSGRSRQDMLATYRLAALRSQVLAYSEALNATRLRLLDIADKNVDTLVPAYTNGVQAMPISYAHYLLAFEAAFDRDGQRIRELYARLNQSPMGTAVLANSAYPLNRERLAELLGFDGVRENSLDSSQVSTYDIPIEAANLASSSAIRVGAMIGDIHTQYHQIRPWLLLDEEATYTSSAMPQKRNPGLLMRARESASDVVGLAQAVTLRAHNVTTGMTDYKFAFDSLGVFRSTTEMFEAMDAVLDALQINPQRALEELESEWTTSMELADTLERQYKVPFRIGHSFASLIVTQARSNGTTPKTFAYADAQKLYRQAADTYKWTPNTLPLDEAGLRAALSPTTMVQTRKGTGGPQPQEVKRMLVEARKTLEGDQQWLKERREKLKGAEENLDTAFDKLANTNG